The Rattus rattus isolate New Zealand chromosome 1, Rrattus_CSIRO_v1, whole genome shotgun sequence genome includes a region encoding these proteins:
- the LOC116890114 gene encoding glycerol-3-phosphate dehydrogenase 1-like protein, with product MAATTLRVCIVGSWSWGSAIAKIIGTNVKNQQKFASTVKMWVSEEAVNGRKLTDIINHYHENVKYLPGHKLPENVVAVANLSEAVQDADLLVFTTPHQFIHKICNEITGRVPKKALGIIHTDSVDEGPGGLMLISDIIREKIGMDVSVLMGANTAREVAAGEFCETTIGSKVIQNGILFKELLQTSNFCITVVDDADAVELCGALKHIVAMGTNFCHGLHCGNNSKAAVLRLGLVEMITFSSIFCKSQVSTATFLESCGFANLITTCYRGSDCKAAKTFPRIGKTIGNLEKEVLNGQTLQGLKTSALVYQFLKQKGLLAKFPLFVTVYRICYEGRPPTEILTCLQNHRAHM from the coding sequence ATGGCTGCTACAACCCTGAGAGTGTGCATTGTAGGCTCCTGGAGTTGGGGATCAGCTATTGCAAAAATAATTGGTACTAATGTCAAGAACCAGCAGAAGTTCGCCTCCACAGTCAAGATGTGGGTCTCTGAAGAAGCAGTGAACGGGAGGAAACTGACAGACATCATAAATCACTACCACGAAAACGTCAAATATCTTCCAGGACATAAGCTGCCAGAAAATGTGGTTGCTGTCGCAAATCTCAGTGAGGCAGTGCAGGATGCAGATCTACTGGTGTTCACCACCCCACACCAGTTCATTCACAAAATCTGTAATGAGATTACTGGCAGGGTGCCCAAGAAGGCTCTTGGCATCATTCACACGGACAGCGTAGATGAGGGCCCGGGAGGGCTGATGCTCATTTCCGACATCATTCGAGAGAAGATAGGGATGGACGTTAGCGTGCTGATGGGGGCTAATACAGCCAGGGAGGTGGCTGCTGGGGAGTTTTGTGAGACTACCATTGGTAGCAAAGTTATTCAGAATGGCATTCTCTTCAAAGAGCTGCTTCAGACCTCCAACTTCTGCATCACTGTGGTGGATGATGCTGATGCTGTGGAACTCTGCGGAGCACTAAAACACATCGTTGCCATGGGAACCAACTTCTGCCATGGCCTCCACTGCGGGAACAACAGCAAGGCAGCTGTCCTCCGCCTTGGCCTTGTAGAAATGATCACTTTCAGCAGCATCTTCTGCAAGAGCCAGGTGTCCACGGCCACCTTCCTTGAGAGCTGTGGCTTTGCCAACCTCATCACTACCTGCTACAGAGGGAGTGACTGCAAGGCGGCTAAGACCTTCCCCAGGATTGGGAAGACTATTGGAAACCTAGAAAAGGAAGTGCTGAATGGTCAGACACTTCAAGGACTTAAGACTTCTGCTTTAGTGTACCAATTCCTCAAGCAGAAGGGGCTTCTAGCTAAGTTTCCATTATTTGTAACAGTGTATCGGATCTGCTATGAAGGCAGACCTCCCACAGAGATACTAACCTGCCTCCAGAACCATCGTGCACACATGTGA